One window from the genome of Blastopirellula retiformator encodes:
- a CDS encoding DUF6666 family protein translates to MSFSTRMALAAVLVMASMLTATSYAQTQEPRVGRLFPSTTSSSDRIYQARQRAAKASRIATQIETNAAEVEQVDYSVLSAQPSVEMVEPGVEFMEHEGVIMEEGPHHHGAMHGDGCGCQSCGTGDCGPSCGSSCGGCGQCETCCMTCIPLCFKLNWDDFSVNAGVEGFKNGLNRGMDGSFGYMYGFNWGMPIGFLPKSGLGFQIGMSGSNANLYGASFTESSRDQTFFTVGLFRRVDWGWQGGIAFDHLKDQWYYDVEVSQVRGQLSWVFQGCNEVGFQFSASDSEGSGAATIDIPGTDATNNLTETVAATNLYTFFWRRRLDDCGRSVRLFGGWTGDSQGILGADAHVPLTQRLALDSGFTFLLPDSQQTRTRNEEEAWNIGINLVWYPFAGSKCGSTSYYRPLMNVANNGDFILRRQ, encoded by the coding sequence ATGTCGTTCTCTACCCGCATGGCGCTAGCTGCTGTCCTTGTCATGGCCAGCATGCTTACCGCTACCAGCTACGCTCAGACCCAAGAGCCGCGCGTTGGTCGTTTGTTTCCCAGCACTACCAGCTCGTCGGACCGAATCTATCAAGCGCGGCAGCGTGCCGCCAAAGCGAGCCGCATCGCGACTCAAATCGAAACCAACGCCGCCGAAGTCGAGCAAGTCGACTACTCGGTCCTCAGCGCTCAGCCCAGCGTCGAAATGGTCGAACCGGGCGTCGAGTTCATGGAACACGAAGGCGTGATCATGGAAGAAGGCCCGCACCATCACGGCGCCATGCATGGCGACGGCTGCGGCTGTCAGTCGTGCGGAACCGGCGATTGCGGTCCCAGCTGCGGATCGTCGTGCGGCGGCTGCGGCCAGTGCGAAACTTGCTGCATGACCTGCATCCCGCTCTGCTTTAAGCTGAACTGGGACGATTTCTCGGTCAACGCCGGCGTCGAAGGCTTTAAGAATGGCCTGAACCGCGGCATGGACGGCAGCTTCGGCTACATGTACGGATTCAACTGGGGGATGCCGATCGGCTTTCTGCCGAAGTCGGGCCTCGGTTTCCAAATCGGCATGTCAGGCTCTAACGCCAACCTGTATGGCGCCAGTTTCACCGAATCGAGCCGCGATCAGACCTTCTTCACGGTCGGTTTGTTCCGCCGGGTCGACTGGGGCTGGCAGGGCGGCATCGCCTTCGATCACCTGAAGGACCAGTGGTACTATGACGTCGAAGTGAGCCAGGTTCGCGGTCAGCTGAGCTGGGTCTTCCAAGGCTGTAACGAAGTCGGCTTCCAGTTCTCGGCCAGCGATTCGGAAGGATCGGGCGCCGCCACGATCGACATCCCCGGCACCGATGCGACCAATAACCTGACCGAAACGGTCGCCGCGACCAACCTGTATACCTTCTTCTGGCGTCGCCGGCTGGACGACTGCGGCCGCTCGGTTCGCCTGTTCGGCGGTTGGACCGGCGACAGCCAAGGGATCTTGGGCGCCGACGCTCACGTGCCGCTGACGCAGCGACTGGCCTTGGATTCGGGCTTCACGTTCCTGTTGCCCGACAGCCAACAGACCCGGACCCGCAACGAGGAAGAAGCCTGGAATATCGGCATCAACCTGGTCTGGTACCCGTTCGCCGGGTCGAAGTGCGGCAGCACCAGCTACTATCGGCCGCTGATGAACGTGGCCAACAACGGCGACTTCATCCTGCGTCGCCAGTAA